Part of the Sulfobacillus acidophilus DSM 10332 genome, CGCCGGTAACGGCCTAACAGGACGCCTAGCCCGGAACTGTCAATAAACTCGACGTCCGTCAGGTCGATGGTTAAATGCTTGTCCGAGTAACGGTCGACTAATGCATCGAGTGCCTCGCGTAACGGATCGGCGGTTTTGAGGTCCAGTTCTCCCCGCAGAGCGACCAAAATGGTTTTACCCTGAACGGCATGTACAATCGTCATAGCGTCCCCCGCTTTCCAACATCTTCCTTTCCATGATACTGGACCGCGGGTAAAAAAAAAGGCGACTGGTGGCCGCCTTTAGGAAGGAGTTTCGTCAGATTCTGCGCTGGTACTTTCGGCCATCCGATGTGGTCGCGTGCGCCAAGCGTCCCATAAGACCTCACCGTTTTCGTCGACCAA contains:
- a CDS encoding anti-sigma-factor antagonist (PFAM: STAS domain~TIGRFAM: anti-anti-sigma factor; anti-sigma F factor antagonist~COGs: COG1366 Anti-anti-sigma regulatory factor (antagonist of anti-sigma factor)~InterPro IPR003658:IPR002645~KEGG: mta:Moth_1498 anti-sigma-factor antagonist domain-containing protein~PFAM: Sulphate transporter/antisigma-factor antagonist STAS~SPTR: Anti-sigma factor antagonist;~TIGRFAM: Anti-sigma factor antagonist), producing the protein MTIVHAVQGKTILVALRGELDLKTADPLREALDALVDRYSDKHLTIDLTDVEFIDSSGLGVLLGRYRRLKPTGRHLSLTGVRPAVRSVLELAGLDAIIPITDAPKGRSESITP